The Fibrobacter succinogenes nucleotide sequence GCATTCCTGCACGTAAGCCTTGTGTTCCGGCATTGTGGTGCGGATGAAGAAATCATTGCTGATGTTCATCTTTTTCCACAAATCTTCGAAGCGGTGGTAGTATTCGTCCACATGTTCTTGCGGGGTAACGCCACGCTTCGCGGCGGCGCGCTGCACCTTTTGACCGTGTTCGTCTGTGCCGGTCAAAAAGAATGTCTGGTAGCCGATAATCTTATGGAAGCGGGTAAGGATATCCGCGAGAACAGTCGTGTAGGAATGCCCGATATGCGGGGCATCATTGACGTAATAAATCGGAGTGGTAACGTAAAAATTTTTCATGGGCTAAAATTTAGTAAAAGGCGAGTACCGCGACAATGCAATTTAATGCATTGGCATGGCCGAGCCGTACTAAACGCGTTCCGCAGGAACGCCATTTAGTAAAAGTGAGCAAAGCGAGCAATGCGCGAAAGCTTGCTTTCGCATATTCGAGCTGCAGCCACTGACGCCGGAGGCGTCAAAATTTAGCCTGTTTTGGCGAGAATATGCGTGAATTTACGCTTCTGTTAGAGTACGTTTTTTATATTCAGAATATATTTTTTTGTTATAAATTTTTAATAGGAGCCCTATATGGAATTTGCTGAATTAGTCAAAAATCGCTACAGCTGCCGTGCATTTGCAGATCGTGCTGTAGAACCCGAAAAACTTATGGTGGTGCTTGAGGCCGGACGCCTTTCGCCAACGGCTGTAAATGGCCAGCCGGTGATTGTCAAAGTGTTGGAATCGCCCGATTCCCTCAAGAAAATTCGTGGTCTTACCCGTATGGCCTACAATGCTCCCGTTGTGATTATGGTTTGCTATGACGATACGAAGGTTTACACTCCGACAAATTACATGGATGATTTCAAGAGTGGCATCATGGATTCTAGTATTGTCGCGACATCGATGATGATGCAGGCGACCGATCTCGGACTTGCAACGCTTTGGGCTCGCGGATTCAGCGCAGCTCACATTGAACATGAATTCGGATTCCCCGAAAACATCAAGCTTGCTTGCCTTTTGGATGTGGGTTACGCAGATCCTGTGGATGGTTTGCCTTCTCCGCGTCATGACTTGCGCAAGTCGATGAACGAGTTTGCCGAAGAAATGTAATTATTGTATATAACATAAGAGGCCTTTCTGCAAAAGTATATTCTTCTTTTGTGTGTCTTGCTGTTGTTTTCTTGTTCTGAAAAGAAACAACAAGTTCAAGTTGACGAAAACATTTTACCTTCTCCGCGAAGCATCGTTGTTGTTTATGAAAACGATGTTCATTGCAGTATGGAGGGATATAAAAAATTTGCGGGCCTTCGTGATGCGATTGCGGATACGGCTGATGTCTTGACGGTTTCGTCCGGCGATTTTTTGCAGGGCGGTGCGATGGGGAGCTTTTCGCGTGGTGGCTATGTAGTATCCATGATGAATGCTGTCGGCTACGATGTTGTGACGCTTGGGAATCATGAATTTGATTATAAAATTCCACGCTTGATGGAACTATCGGATTCGCTGAACGCCGCAATTGTTTGTGCAAACCTTGTTCAAAAAGAAACTTCGATTCCGCTGTTCAAGCCTTATGTTTTAAAGCAGGTAGGCTCCAAGAAAATTGCGTTCGTTGGCGTGTTGACTCCGCAAACCTTAGTGGGCGAGTCTTACGCGTTCACGGATGATTCGTTAGAAACTTTGTACGATATCCCTGCGGAGAAAATTTTCAATCTCGTGCAGATGGCGGTGAATGATGCGC carries:
- a CDS encoding nitroreductase family protein — its product is MEFAELVKNRYSCRAFADRAVEPEKLMVVLEAGRLSPTAVNGQPVIVKVLESPDSLKKIRGLTRMAYNAPVVIMVCYDDTKVYTPTNYMDDFKSGIMDSSIVATSMMMQATDLGLATLWARGFSAAHIEHEFGFPENIKLACLLDVGYADPVDGLPSPRHDLRKSMNEFAEEM